From Primulina huaijiensis isolate GDHJ02 chromosome 15, ASM1229523v2, whole genome shotgun sequence, one genomic window encodes:
- the LOC140958471 gene encoding dof zinc finger protein DOF5.1-like produces the protein MYYVFIFLVFMIIFLQQQNHQIIIGSSSTNPLLPPQSQPQPEPPAPPHGGSGSGTIRPGSMAERARMANIPMPETSLKCPRCESVNTKFCYFNNYSLSQPRHFCKTCRRYWTRGGALRSVPVGGGCRRNKRSKSVSSKSPASENRQTTTSSGGSISSNSGQENHILGLTPQLPPLRFMSPLSQLTDNFNDTMGLNYSGISAPSVLGTGEMNFQLGSGLFGGGGGNGGIGGGVASLLSSSGGGIIEPWKLQQMQQFPYLGGVLDPNSPGVYQFHSGETGLALGETSQSVRPKLSSSMLSQMASVKIEEHPELNLSRQLMGGIPRNDQWNAASAWSDISGFSSFSTSNPL, from the coding sequence ATGTATTATGTTTTCATTTTCTTGgtttttatgataatttttctGCAGCAACAGAATCatcaaataattattggaaGCAGCAGCACAAACCCTTTACTCCCGCCACAGTCACAGCCACAGCCTGAACCACCGGCGCCACCACATGGAGGCAGTGGATCTGGGACGATCCGCCCTGGCTCGATGGCGGAACGGGCACGGATGGCCAACATACCGATGCCTGAAACCTCCTTGAAATGCCCTCGTTGCGAGTCAGTAAACACAAAGTTTTGTTACTTCAACAACTACAGTCTATCTCAGCCACGTCACTTTTGCAAGACGTGTAGAAGGTACTGGACTAGAGGCGGCGCGTTGAGAAGTGTTCCGGTGGGTGGAGGCTGCCGGAGGAACAAAAGAAGCAAATCTGTGAGCTCGAAATCTCCAGCGAGTGAAAATAGGCAAACCACCACAAGCTCCGGCGGTTCTATATCCTCCAACAGTGGCCaggaaaatcatatattaggcCTCACGCCTCAACTTCCACCGCTACGTTTTATGTCTCCTCTAAGTCAGCTTACCGATAACTTTAATGACACTATGGGACTGAACTACAGCGGAATTTCTGCTCCTTCTGTACTTGGAACAGGTGAAATGAACTTCCAGTTGGGAAGTGGCTTGTTCGGCGGTGGTGGTGGAAATGGTGGCATTGGTGGTGGGGTGGCTTCGCTTTTGTCCAGCAGTGGCGGCGGCATTATTGAGCCATGGAAGTTGCAACAGATGCAGCAATTCCCTTACTTGGGTGGTGTTCTGGACCCAAACTCACCGGGGGTTTACCAGTTCCACAGCGGTGAAACCGGGTTAGCTTTGGGTGAGACGAGCCAATCTGTGAGGCCAAAACTTTCGAGCTCGATGCTAAGTCAGATGGCATCTGTTAAAATTGAAGAACATCCGGAGCTAAATTTGTCGAGACAGTTAATGGGAGGGATTCCAAGAAATGATCAATGGAATGCAGCTTCTGCTTGGAGTGATATTTCTGGATTCAGCTCTTTTTCGACAAGCAATCCCCTCTAG